Proteins from a single region of Centropristis striata isolate RG_2023a ecotype Rhode Island chromosome 9, C.striata_1.0, whole genome shotgun sequence:
- the LOC131978196 gene encoding regulator of G-protein signaling 8-like, with amino-acid sequence MKTRLGCLSHKSDSYSDFSEFLPPAHETTARCLKVSTDEVVRWSESFDHLLSHKYGLAAFRTFLKTEFSDENIEFWMACEEYKKIKSSTKLVSKANKIFQEFIDIQAPREVNIDYRTRERTKQRLEDPSPTSLNEVQAKVYSLMEKDSYPRFLRSKMYQDIVNRTHAQAQRRSV; translated from the exons ATGAAGACCAGACTAGGCTGCCTGTCCCACAAATCGGACTCCTACAGCGACTTCTCCGAGTTCCTTCCTCCTGCCCACGAAACCACTGCCAGGTGTCTGAA AGTATCAACGGATGAGGTTGTTCGGTGGTCAGAATCTTTTGATCATCTCCTCTCGCACAAAT ATGGGCTGGCTGCCTTCCGGACATTTCTGAAGACAGAGTTCAGTGATGAGAATATTGAGTTTTGGATGGCCTGTGAAGAGTACAAGAAAATCAAAAGCTCAACCAAACTTGTATCAAAAGCGAACAAGATCTTTCAGGAGTTCATTGATATTCAGGCACCCAGAGAG GTAAACATCGACTACCGCACCAGGGAAAGGACCAAGCAGCGCCTGGAGGATCCGTCCCCCACCAGCCTCAACGAAGTCCAAGCTAAAGTCTACAGCCTCATGGAGAAAGACTCCTACCCAAGATTCCTCAGGTCCAAGATGTACCAGGATATCGTCAACAGGACGCATGCACAAGCCCAGCGGAGGTCTGTTTGA